DNA sequence from the Streptomyces sp. CA-210063 genome:
CACGCCGATCGCCTCGGCGACCCGCCCTGCGCTCAGCCCGGGGTCGGCCAGGTGCCGGTCCATGTAGTCCTTGGCCACGGCCAGTTGGGAGAGTGCGGCAGGCCGCGCTGAACCACCGTCCAGCCTCGGTGCGGCCAGCGTACGGACGAGGTCCAGCACAGTGTCCTGGGTGCTGATCGAGTCATCGCTCTCCGGCCCCGTGACCCAGTCGGCCAGTACCGCCTCCAGCGCGGAAGTCAGCGCACCCTCGACCGCCGACCCCTTGCCGAGCAGCATCGGCGCCGACACGTCGCCGGACGCGCATCGCGTGGTGAACACCTCACGGGGGATGTCCACCAACAGCTGGCGCATCGGGGTGGGAAACCCGAACAGGTACGACCGGCGCGTGTCATAGAGGATCAGGTCGCCCGTCTGCAGGGTGTGGCAGCCGCCCTCGTGGAAGAACACCCCGCGGCCCGCTGTCAGCAACGAGACGAAGACGGAGTCCTTCGGCAGCGCCTGACACGTCCGCGGAGTCCGCTCGATGACGTGCTCGTTGCCGGAGATCTCGGCCAGTCGCAGATCACCCAGCTCGATGTTCGTCTCCGTGGCCAGCAGACCCTGCTCCGAGTAGGACGAGCAGGTCAAGCCCACCAGGGCCCGTCGGTTGTGTTCCTCCCAGAAGTCGATCCGGTCCGCCGGATCGACCGACTGCGTGGACACGCGGGAGACGATGGGTACGGTCACCTGAGTCTCCTTTCCGACCCCTGCATCCGACAACGGTGTGGTTTGGGGGGCCGGTATACCGGGGCGACAACAACTCGCTGCCGCGTCTGGGTGAGTACGGCCACCGGCAGGAGAGTGAGCGAACTGGGCCGTGCCGCCTGCTCTGACGGGAGGGCCGTCGGCGGCGCCTGCCTCTCTCGCCGGCCTTGAGCGTACTCCGGTGCCGCACCCGCGTCACGGGTCGCAGCCAGAAGCCCGGCCCTCGAACCAGTGGGCCGGGCGAGAGCTGTCCGGAGAGGGCGCGCCGTACTCCGGCGTACCGCCTGGTTCAGACAGTCAGGTAGCCGCCGTCGACCGGGAGGACCGCGCCGTTGACGTAGGAGGCGGCGGGCGAGCAGAGGAAGGCGATCACTGACGCGATCTCCCGCGGCCGGCCGAACCGTCCGAGCGGGACTCGCGCGAGCACAGCGTGCGCGGCGTCAGGGTCGTCGAGCAGACCGCGGGCGAGCGGAGTGGTGACGAAGCCCGGTGCCACCGCGTTCACACGGATGCCGTCCGCGGCGTACTCGGCAGCCAGGGACCGGGTCAGCTGGGAGATGCCGCCCTTGCTGGCGCTGTAGGCCGGCCTGTCTCGGCTGCCGAAGAAACCGAACATCGACGAGACGGTGACGATGCTGCCGCCCTGGCCGGCGAGCAGCGGGCGTGTCGCCTGGCACGCGACCATGGCCGAGGTGAGGTTGACCTCCAGCACCTGGTCCCACCATCCGAGGTCGTATTCGTCGCGGTCCCGGCTGAGCCCGGCGCAGGCTACGAGGTGGTCGATGCGGTCGTAAGCCTCGATCCGGTCGACGAGGCCGTCCCGGTCCGTGACGTCCTGCTCCACGATGTCGACTCGCTTGTGGCGGGGCAGCTCGTCGGCGTCGGCCGGCGGCAGTCCGAGGGCGTGCACCTCGGCTCCGAGTTCGGCGAGCAGGTCGGCGGTGGCCGCGCCGATGCCGGAGGTGCCTCCGGTCACCAGGACGCACTGGCCGGCGAAGAGGTCGGGGACGAGTCCGGTGGTCATCTCTGTTCTTCCGTTCGGTCGGCGGGTGGGTGGGGGACTGGTGCCCCGGTACGGTGTGCCGCTGGGTCGACGAGGATCTTGACCTGGTTTCCCGGACCGCCCAGCAGCGCCTCGAATCCATGGGAGACGAGGTCGTCGAGGACGATGGTCGAGGTGACGACCGGTGTCAGGTCCAGGTGCTGTTCCGCGACGAGCCGGATGAGTTCCGGATAGGTGTCGCGGTAGCCGACGCTGGCGATGATCGACTGCTCGTTGTTGACCAGTGCGAAGGCGTCCAGGGATACCTCCTGGGCCAGGCCGACGAGGATGATCCGACCGCCGCGCCGGGTCGCGGCCAGGCAGGTGCGCAGGGTGATCTCGGATCCGACCACCTCGAACGCGGCGTCGACGCCCTCTCCGCCGGTCAGTTCATGGATCCGCTCCCCGGCGTCTCCTTCTCGGCCGGCGTCGATCAGGTCGGTGGCGCCGAGGCCGGCC
Encoded proteins:
- a CDS encoding helix-turn-helix domain-containing protein produces the protein MTVPIVSRVSTQSVDPADRIDFWEEHNRRALVGLTCSSYSEQGLLATETNIELGDLRLAEISGNEHVIERTPRTCQALPKDSVFVSLLTAGRGVFFHEGGCHTLQTGDLILYDTRRSYLFGFPTPMRQLLVDIPREVFTTRCASGDVSAPMLLGKGSAVEGALTSALEAVLADWVTGPESDDSISTQDTVLDLVRTLAAPRLDGGSARPAALSQLAVAKDYMDRHLADPGLSAGRVAEAIGVSARHLSRIFQPTGVSPSRYILEQRLDKARQALADPGSRHLTIADVAHRWGFASQAHFTRVFRSSFGRTPGKTRPFLV
- a CDS encoding SDR family NAD(P)-dependent oxidoreductase, producing MTTGLVPDLFAGQCVLVTGGTSGIGAATADLLAELGAEVHALGLPPADADELPRHKRVDIVEQDVTDRDGLVDRIEAYDRIDHLVACAGLSRDRDEYDLGWWDQVLEVNLTSAMVACQATRPLLAGQGGSIVTVSSMFGFFGSRDRPAYSASKGGISQLTRSLAAEYAADGIRVNAVAPGFVTTPLARGLLDDPDAAHAVLARVPLGRFGRPREIASVIAFLCSPAASYVNGAVLPVDGGYLTV